A section of the Girardinichthys multiradiatus isolate DD_20200921_A chromosome 5, DD_fGirMul_XY1, whole genome shotgun sequence genome encodes:
- the LOC124868220 gene encoding uncharacterized protein LOC124868220 isoform X1 gives MNKVPSFSDAIYNSSNDCMEGPSTSFAMDSQRPIRGTYFSRSFAGLDEASEDSEDEYIPETTGESTDSEASVELSLEKGPKDKTMSFSQNRSKFCRQSKSESSQTRNFESHDSRATTYKDERAPLEEESVYVAPVLKKEDGSRTYNKKHHCVYCGVFVQKMSRHLLRRHMDKIEVAKAYSLPKNSKQRRLQLDYLRNKGNFEHNTEVLESNQGKLITWKQPKKKTEGEIFKHCLYCYGLFKKKAMWRHFRSCKFKPQDKSLKKGKTRVQALCAFAEPVPPEFSDSYWRFLSEMHQDEITVACKKDQCILDFGYRLFHKNERVVSQHQYIRQKLRELGRLLLEARNIASVKSIKDLIKPEKYVTVVAAARRLAGFSEESGNYQRPSLARKVGHDMHSLAMFIKTEGLKMKDKEAVQNAEEFAQLYQESWKYDIKIQKLLKRHLVSPHPVA, from the exons ATGAATAAAGTTCCAAGTTTTTCTGATGCTATCTACAATTCAAGTAATGACTGTATGGAAGGCCCTTCAACCTCATTCGCAATGGATTCACAAAGGCCTATAAGAGGAACTTACTTCTCT AGGAGCTTTGCAGGGTTAGATGAGGCAAGTGAAGACAGTGAAGATGAATATATTCCAGAAACCACTGGAGAAAGCACAGACAGTGAAGCCAGTGTGGAATTAAGTCTGGAAAAAGGTCCGAAGGATAAAACTATGTCATTTAGTCAAAATAGAAGCAAGTTTTGCAGGCAGAGTAAGAGTGAGTCCAGTCAGACTAGAAACTTTGAAAGTCATGATTCCAGAGCCACTACATATAAAGATGAAAGGGCCCCCCTGGAGGAAGAATCTGTTTATGTTGCTCCTGTTTTGAAGAAGGAAGATGGATCCAGGACCTATAATAAGAAACACCACTGTGTGTATTGTGGAGTATTTGTTCAAAAAATGTCAAGACATCTATTGCGCAGACACATGGATAAAATAGAGGTTGCAAAAGCCTACAGTTTgccaaaaaactcaaaacaaagacGACTCCAGTTGGATTATTTGCGAAATAAGGGAAACTTTGAGCACAACACTGAAGTTTTGGAAAGTAACCAAGGCAAGCTCATTACGTGGAAACAACCAAAGAAGAAAACGGAAGGGGAAATATTCAAACATTGTTTGTACTGCTATGGACTGTTCAAAAAAAAGGCAATGTGGCGACATTTCCGGTCCTGCAAATTCAAGCCTCAAGATAAGTCTTtgaaaaaggggaaaacaagAGTTCAAGCATTGTGCGCATTTGCTGAACCAGTTCCACCAGAGTTCAGCGATTCATACTGGAGGTTTCTAAGTGAGATGCATCAAGATGAGATTACAGTTGCATGTAAGAAGGATCAATGCATACTAGATTTTGGATACAGATTGTTCCACAAGAATGAGAGGGTAGTCAGCCAGCACCAATACATCCGTCAAAAGCTAAGAGAGCTTGGCAGACTGCTACTTGAGGCAAGAAATATTGCTTCTGTGAAGAGTATTAAAGATCTCATAAAGCCTGAAAAATATGTTACAGTTGTCGCTGCTGCAAGACGTCTAGCTGGATTCAGTGAAGAAAGTGGCAACTATCAACGACCATCTCTCGCTCGAAAAGTTGGTCACGACATGCATTCTTTAGCCATGTTCATTAAGACGGAAGGACTGAAGATGAAGGATAAGGAAGCTGTGCAAAACGCAGAGGAGTTTGCACAACTGTATCAAGAAAGTTGGAAATATGATATT AAGATCCAGAAGCTTCTGAAGAGACACCTTGTATCCCCACATCCAGTGGCTTAA
- the LOC124868220 gene encoding uncharacterized protein LOC124868220 isoform X2, whose product MIQRSFAGLDEASEDSEDEYIPETTGESTDSEASVELSLEKGPKDKTMSFSQNRSKFCRQSKSESSQTRNFESHDSRATTYKDERAPLEEESVYVAPVLKKEDGSRTYNKKHHCVYCGVFVQKMSRHLLRRHMDKIEVAKAYSLPKNSKQRRLQLDYLRNKGNFEHNTEVLESNQGKLITWKQPKKKTEGEIFKHCLYCYGLFKKKAMWRHFRSCKFKPQDKSLKKGKTRVQALCAFAEPVPPEFSDSYWRFLSEMHQDEITVACKKDQCILDFGYRLFHKNERVVSQHQYIRQKLRELGRLLLEARNIASVKSIKDLIKPEKYVTVVAAARRLAGFSEESGNYQRPSLARKVGHDMHSLAMFIKTEGLKMKDKEAVQNAEEFAQLYQESWKYDIKIQKLLKRHLVSPHPVA is encoded by the exons ATGATTCAGAGGAGCTTTGCAGGGTTAGATGAGGCAAGTGAAGACAGTGAAGATGAATATATTCCAGAAACCACTGGAGAAAGCACAGACAGTGAAGCCAGTGTGGAATTAAGTCTGGAAAAAGGTCCGAAGGATAAAACTATGTCATTTAGTCAAAATAGAAGCAAGTTTTGCAGGCAGAGTAAGAGTGAGTCCAGTCAGACTAGAAACTTTGAAAGTCATGATTCCAGAGCCACTACATATAAAGATGAAAGGGCCCCCCTGGAGGAAGAATCTGTTTATGTTGCTCCTGTTTTGAAGAAGGAAGATGGATCCAGGACCTATAATAAGAAACACCACTGTGTGTATTGTGGAGTATTTGTTCAAAAAATGTCAAGACATCTATTGCGCAGACACATGGATAAAATAGAGGTTGCAAAAGCCTACAGTTTgccaaaaaactcaaaacaaagacGACTCCAGTTGGATTATTTGCGAAATAAGGGAAACTTTGAGCACAACACTGAAGTTTTGGAAAGTAACCAAGGCAAGCTCATTACGTGGAAACAACCAAAGAAGAAAACGGAAGGGGAAATATTCAAACATTGTTTGTACTGCTATGGACTGTTCAAAAAAAAGGCAATGTGGCGACATTTCCGGTCCTGCAAATTCAAGCCTCAAGATAAGTCTTtgaaaaaggggaaaacaagAGTTCAAGCATTGTGCGCATTTGCTGAACCAGTTCCACCAGAGTTCAGCGATTCATACTGGAGGTTTCTAAGTGAGATGCATCAAGATGAGATTACAGTTGCATGTAAGAAGGATCAATGCATACTAGATTTTGGATACAGATTGTTCCACAAGAATGAGAGGGTAGTCAGCCAGCACCAATACATCCGTCAAAAGCTAAGAGAGCTTGGCAGACTGCTACTTGAGGCAAGAAATATTGCTTCTGTGAAGAGTATTAAAGATCTCATAAAGCCTGAAAAATATGTTACAGTTGTCGCTGCTGCAAGACGTCTAGCTGGATTCAGTGAAGAAAGTGGCAACTATCAACGACCATCTCTCGCTCGAAAAGTTGGTCACGACATGCATTCTTTAGCCATGTTCATTAAGACGGAAGGACTGAAGATGAAGGATAAGGAAGCTGTGCAAAACGCAGAGGAGTTTGCACAACTGTATCAAGAAAGTTGGAAATATGATATT AAGATCCAGAAGCTTCTGAAGAGACACCTTGTATCCCCACATCCAGTGGCTTAA